From one Peromyscus maniculatus bairdii isolate BWxNUB_F1_BW_parent chromosome 17, HU_Pman_BW_mat_3.1, whole genome shotgun sequence genomic stretch:
- the LOC102928918 gene encoding alpha-defensin 3-like: MKTLVLLSALVLLAILGQADALPEATEETKNEDQPGVEDQDVSISFGGPVGDALQDADPRKIPMCFCRKRTCRFLERPVGKCGKGSVFCCR, translated from the exons ATGAAGACACTTGTCCTCCTCTCTGCCCTTGTCCTGTTGGCCATCCTGGGCCAGGCTGATGCTCTCCCTGAAGCAACTGAGGAGACTAAAAATGAGGATCAGCCAGGGGTAGAGGACCAGGATGTGTCCATCTCCTTTGGAGGCCCAGTAGGCGATGCTCTTCAAGATGCAG ATCCAAGAAAGATCCCCATGTGCTTCTGTAGAAAAAGAACCTGCAGATTTCTTGAACGTCCAGTTGGCAAGTGCGGCAAAGGCTCTGTATTCTGCTGCCGCTGA